The Harmonia axyridis chromosome 3, icHarAxyr1.1, whole genome shotgun sequence nucleotide sequence TGCCTCCTCTagaacaaaaatttgaatcataaattgaTCAATCCTTCAATCCTTTGAGAGCGACCTAAGTTTGATTCTGATTAATTTTGACAATATGTATGTCGATCTGTGTGTCCTCAAATCCTTGTAAAAGGACTTAATTCCGATAATGTAAATTGTTCTGTATTTTCGATTGCTAGGTCTTTTCAAAAAGGTCGTTTTCGACCCGGAAATGTCTCTTTTTGAATGTGACCCAGTGTATTCACTCTACTCTTCCCAGATATCCGAAATCGGAAAGGTTTAGCGAACGATCATGACGAAAATAAATCTTTATCCTTGTACAGCGTGACGTCACGTCTTATCAttgtattaattattttattgacgAAATTTCCTTAACGCAGAAACCTCACAATTCTATACGCGCACCGATTTGGACAGAGCAAATCGGATATTTTCACATGTGCTATGATCAAGACCGACTTATGTATGTCATATTGAATGATGTTGCATATGAAAACGCACCTCGAGAACGTTGTGGCCGGTCTGACACCAAGCTCGAATATATCAAAGTTCAATATCTTTATCTCCCCTATGCGGGATCTAATTGAGTTTGGACtgttgctttgtactcgatctCTGTAGGAAATAACCAGTTAGAGATATGTGGGCAGTATTCTCGGAGATCGTTTACACAAGAATTCGTTCAACAGGAACTATCGCAACTGTGCTTTGTTGTGAACGAAAACTCTCTTGATATTCGTCTTTTTTTTCTATCTACTGTTTCGTCTCAATGAGGAGACGACAATGTTGCAGGAACAGGAACAAGAAGAACCTTCAATAAAAACTTGAAGACCTTCACTTTCTCCTGATTTGGTATTTGTGGTTGACATCTCTATCGGTTTGAGAGCAGTTTCATTACGTATTGTATTTTAATAAACATTATGGAATTGAAGGTGTTGGCTGTATGCAATCAAATTGCTTAGCACTATCCTCAGGAAGAAATGCAAACAGAAAAATCAAAGCGTGTATACAGATTCATTCTCGGATACAAAATTGAACAAGGTATCAAACAAAAAACCTCATACAAAAAGGAGAATGGAACAATGCAATTCATAATAGACGATAACAAGATGAAAGAGAATATCTGcctcattatattttttctgagaAGACTAGAAGAGAACAACATAAAAAAGAATTCCCTATGAAATTTTCTGTAAGCTGAGGCTAAGAACCGTTTCTGAGACTtgctttttgaatttctgagaGGTCTTGCAAAAGCATAGGGGTCAACATTGTATAACGttataattttctgaaaatcaaAGCAACTATTCACTTCATGAAATGAGAAAACTCAATTTTAATGAGCCTTCACAAGACTCATCATAATTACCCCCTTTTTTTTTAACGGTTCCCACAACATTCGAGAGGTGCATTTTCGGAACAACATAGTATCGGGTGTTGGCACAATGGGTATCTTAATTGTGTTGTGTTGTGTTGAGCAGCACGAGGGGGGTATAAACCCCACTGACTCAATGACCAGGGCCCTCATAAGCGAAGACTCTATCGCCCGACAAAGCACCCTTGGCCCCGTCCAACTGGGGTACGTATCACACTCCATAAGACACCCGTTCACCTCCATTAGCTCACCTAACGAAAACCGTTCATTCCGAAACGAAAGGTCGCCCTTTGAGCCCACCACTTCGAGCCAAACGAATCAGAGACGGGACGGATTGaatcatattgatttttgaCGAGTCAGATCAATTTTTGATGAGTCAGATTTGATTTTGATGTTTTAAATTGATTGTTAATGAGAGTTAAattgatttttgatgaattaaattgatttttgaTGAGTCCGATCTAATTTTGAGGAGTCAGATTGAATTTTGATGAGTCTAATTGATTTTTGATGAGTCAGATTGATTTTTGCTAAgcataattaatttttgatcAGTCCGATTAATTTTTGATGAGCCAGATTGATTTTCGATGAGTCAGATTGAATTTTGATGAGTCTGATTCAATTTTAATAAGTCGAATCGATTTTGATGATTCAAGTTGATTTTTGATGggtcaaatttaattttcatgaatgaaattgatttttgatgagacatattgaattttgaagagtCGGATTGAATTTTGATGAGTCATATTGAAGTTTAGTGAGTCGAATTGATTTTTGATGAATCAGATTGAATTTTAAGTCAGGCCGAGTATTGGGGATACAGTTTGACTTTTAAGTGGTTGATCTATTAATAATGTTGATGAGTCATATGGAGGTTTAATGAATCAGGTTAAACCCGATCTGGATTCCTTTGGTTTGAAGGGGGGTGTTTAAGGGCCTCATTtacgaatgaaatttttcactcgTGATTGTGATACCGTGTTAGTGGAATTTTCGACTCATTTAACTTTTTGCGTCTTGTCATCGTGACTCTGTCTTCAGATGATCTGAGGAATCATCAAATATAAGGTGTATTTTGGGAAAGTGTAGTGATTCATTTCCACCTATAAAAATCTGTTCTTGCGAATGCTTTGAATGCAAAAAAAGTTCCTTTTTCTTAGTCATTAGAAATGCTGCGAATTGCACAAATTCCTGCATTTCGTCAAATGTGAAACGACCTCGTGAAGAATATGTGAGGCGAAAAGCACATTTATTATCAAGTAACGAGGACAGAGTTACAGGCATGACGCCGATAATGTATCTGACTAACACCATTAACTTTTTACTGCCcattcgcaaaaaaaaaatacaataaatgaaGCACGAAAATGGGGTCACCAATGTACTCAAAACACGAGCACAAGTCTCGTTGCTTTGCAATATTGCACTGCTTAGACGATAAATCACATGCTAGAGCGAATTGGTCCAAGTACATGGTTTCATTTTAGGGGATTTCTATTTATGGTCACTTCTGCTTTGCATGGCTTCGTCGATTCTTCAACAATTGACCGTTTGATGATTTCATCGAATACAAAGCAATTTGATAAGAGTTATCGTCCCCGATGTGATAATTTGAGTCAGACCCCCTCAGTGGGCATGGAAGTGCACAATTGCACAAGTTTTATTATTCCGATAGTGAACCTTGAAAATCTAAAAAATATATCAAGCTCTTCCTTGAAGTACTGACAGTTAACGTTTTAGAATGAAAGGAatcataaaatccaaacttTTTCTCGGAAACGATAAGAGCTGTTTACTTGAACCGTTCAGAAATTCCAAGGAATCATATTAAAACGAAATATTCCTTGAAAACGTGCCCTTATACCATCATGACACTTAAAATTTGTATTGCTaccttttttttaatacaatatTCTTAACTGCATAGTTTTAGCCTTGATATAGTTTCGGAAATAAAAATCAGTTGAATTATGATTTTGTTTATTAGGTTTATATATTGACTGACATAGGAGGATTTAATAAAACTTACTATGTGaagtatttttttcgaaaaataggtTTCTTGATTCAGAATATAAATTTATAGAGGGTTTTTAAATTGACGCTAACATTGTAGGAAACGAAAATTAAGGAGGgtcttactttttttttctgagtcCTTTCTTTGAAATTGAGgaaactttttgttttcattgaatatctTCTATCTGGAACAATTTAGAAGAATGAGTTTCAAAGTTTCtggaatttttcaatacattaaaaatgaaatatgtatacatatttaattttgaaaactttactCAGAAGACAAATTCTTTATGCAACTTTTTTGTATCATGAATTTTCAACTATAATTAGTACATAGTTTGATTACTAAATATGTAATGATGTTCAGACTCAATTCGATTTTAtaatttattgagaaaattgAGTAGGCTGCTAACTTTCTCAAAAGTTTCAACAGGAAATGAATGGAAAGAGAAGGCGCTTTCAAAAAAAGAATACATGAACGACCCCTCTCTTTTCGATCTAATATATTTCAGAAGGTTCTAAAATCTTTTGGATCAATTTGGAAACACTATTCAATCCATATTTTCCTGATTTTCAAATTGGTAGATGATTATTATTTCCCATTACCTTTTCTTTTTTAAAGGAATAAATTCCTTGAATCTTTTGAGATAGGTATAAGTAATATCCATTGCAAAAGATCGCTGAAATGactttttatttgtttattgctcGAAGATAGATGTTTTAAAACACATCTATGTGTTTCAGATAAAAACCAGCTCCAAAAGATTCCTTCTGACGCACGTAATTTGGTTCTTATCGCCGATATTTATCACTTTTATCAAAATGTGGTCTGCCCCGTATTGAATTCCATctatttgttttattgtaaaaatacaatacaagtttttttttcctcCTGTCACTAAATAAACTCGAAATTGTGTAATTCACTCAGTTTGTATGAATCGTTCCACTCGTTCTGTTTACTCAGCAAACATTTATTCAACAACATAATTACTAAACGATTACATCTATTAGcgtttatatttattgtaccGTACGTCcgtgaaaattttaacaatataATGGGATTGTCGCCTTTTTTTCTTCTCTAAAACACCTATAGAAACCGGCAACGTGCTGTTTGTACTTGAAAGGATAATGATATCATCACGCATAAACGTGGTCATTGGAATAGGAGTTTGATTCGTGAATGGTTTATAGATAGAGACTATAGAGTTAACTTTTGATGGATTCTGGCAACACTGCTTTTCGATACGAATCGTGAAACCAAAAGCCATGCAATGCTGCTgcgttttcaaaatattaagcgCACAAAAAGTAATGAACTTTTTCTTATATATAAGTTATGAATATCGATgtgttcaattattttttgcGGTTTGTTGTGAATATCTTTAATGCCTTGTTGGGTTTAAAACGCACTAATAGGCCTTTTTCGTGTATATTTCTGTTCAAAATGTACATgccttcaggttttttcttgACGTTTGAGCAATCATGAAATTCAACCAAATTTTTTCCCTGAAATGAGGGTAGACCAACACCATTTTCATCTGTTCAACATGACACAACACAAATCAGGATGGACAGTGTTTTAACAGTAATGGTTGTTCTAATTTCACTCCATATTTtgttacttgtataattgtattaatacaaaaaaaagtGATATTAATCTctcaaattttaatgaactaAACATAATAATAACTTCAAGGTTTGCAGCATTTTAATAAGCTTCGAAAAAGTGAAGGTTGATCTTGCCAAAAAAAAGACATGAAAATATGTGTCAAAACGTACACAAAAAAGGCCTACTGTGATACGGGGGTTAACGTTGAGATTCAAATGACGTATGCTCTGccagtttgaacatttttttacgCTACTTTTTGGAGCAtgcatcaagaaaaaaaaaatttaaaaaaagtatgttataaaaacaaaatttgttgtttgtttgcAACGCCAATTATCTCTCAAGTATTCACAGCAAGCATACCAACTCTATATATATCTGTATTCATATCGATCGTATTCTTGAAAAATAGTATCTCGATTTCTTATAGGTTGATCAACGCGAATTTGGACTAATCAGTTGTCAAATGATTGAGTTGCTCAAAGCATTTTAATTTACTTTTTATCATACCTGCATCATAATGCTTTTTCTCTGAACTAAAAAGCGCAATCTCAAGATTAGAACAAGTTATTTTTAAAAGATACCTAGACGGCAAAAACAAGTTCAACTTTTTATTTCAGGTCTTTTTTCTTCACGATCCATGTAATCAACTTTTCATATTCTTTATAATAGGCATTTCTTGATTTTTCCGGTATCAATTTTGATCCAGTATCCTCTACTTCAATATTTCAGATGATAGTTTTCGAACTGTCAGATGAGCTGATAAAGGAATATAATTATAACTCAATTATAACTTACAgcatcattattaaaattataatgcaggtataatgaaaaatatcgtATGATACACGTGCATAAGTGTGTTTGAAGCATTAGCATTTTGCGCCTGCTTCAAAAGTTCACTTACACACTTGTGTCATAATATATAGCATTATCTCGAACTAATTTGACACAAAGTTAACAGTACAgttagaaaaaatcaaaatctaCCGATCAAATCAGATGAATCTCATTACTTTTTATGTAGTAGGTATTTTGACTACCCCTAGGGTCAAGTTGGTACTCCATTTTCGTAACATAAAGAAACAAGCTAACAATCATCAACAACTAACACCGTCCATCAATTCAACTGATCAATTACGATAAGGTGAAATTGCATTATCGGATATTTTCTTGTTCGAACAGTTTTCCGGAAAAACATTTCGACCCGGAGGACTTCCTGCCATGGtcagtaatttattttttatataggtATTGCGAAATTGTAGTTGCTAATTATGTTTATGAACACGTTCCAATCGCAAACATTAACGTAGTAGTTGCTTCAACGCTTCATGTTTCTAGCATTTGATaagtttgtgttttttttgttttgtttttgtttttctttaacGTTACCAATCGACTTTGCCGAATGAAGTTCACTGTTGTTGTGGACAAAATTCTGACATGCTGGTAAGAACAACTGAACATTTTTTCCATATCCGATTTCAAAAAGGCCCCTTTCAAgatgtattttttttccaatatcgaTTATTGAGGAGGGTATCTTGAAAGTGTCCTATGAAAACGGATCTAGCTATCAGTTTGGATGACTCGCTGAGCTGTTAACCCTTTTTTTGATATGCTTGCAACATTGCCAAGGAGATTTTCTAATAGACTTTTCACAATATAGCTTCGTCGCTGGAGTTATACTAAGAGAGAGAATTCCCGCTTTTGAACGCATGCTTTGGAGAGCTTGTCGAGGAAATGTATTTCTTCGTCAAGCTGAAATAGAGACTCCGTTGGAAGATCCCTCTACTGTAAGTACACTCAATAATTTCACTTAGACCAATAAAAACTGAACATTTTCGTATTCATTTTAGGGTGATCAAGTTTACAAATCTGTGTTCATCATATTCTTCCAAGGAGACCAGTTGAAAACTCGAGTAAAAAAGATTTGTGAGGGTTTTCGTGCTACCCTTTATCCATGTCCAGAAGCCCCAACAGATAGAAGAGAAATGGCGATGGGGGTCATGACAAGAATAGAGGATCTTAACACTGTATGTTGATCAAAATGTTGACTAGGAACTATTTCTCGATATTACTTTTATTTCAGGTCTTAGGTCAAACGCAAGATCATAGGCATCGTGTCTTAGTAGCTGCTGcgaaaaatataaagaattgGTTCATTAAAGTCAGGAAAATCAAAGCTATCTATCATACCCTGAATCTTTTCAATCTTGATGTAACTCAAAAGTGCTTGATCGCAGAATGTTGGGTGCCAGTTTTGGACATGGAGAATATTCAACTGGCCCTTAGACGAGGCACTGTGAGTACTCTCCACCTATTCTTCAGGTGTTCAGACTTCtcaatgcaattttttttgtaggaaCGCAGTGGGAGTTCAGTACCCCCTATTCTGAACAAAATGGAAACGCCTGAAGATCCACCTACTTACAACAACACAAACAAATTCACTAACGCCTTCCAAATTCTGATCGATTCCTATGGTGTTGCATCGTACAGAGAAATGAATCCATCTCCCTACACCATCATTACTTTCCCCTTCTTGTTTGCGGTTATGTTTGGAGATTTAGGTCATGGTGCAATTGTGACTGTATTCGCTCTTTGGATGATATTAAAGGAAAAACCACTTGCTGCTAAAAAATCTGACAACGAAGTAAGGAATGACTTTGTTTGTTGGGTCTATTGAATctattgaattgttttttctttcagattTGGAACATCTTTTTCGGCGGCAGGTATCTTATACTGCTTATGGGTTTCTTCTCGATGTACACAGGTTTAATATACAACGATGTCTTCTCCAAATCAATCAACATTTTCGGATCACGCTGGCAAACGTATAATTTAAACACTACCGGCGTCAAATTATTACCCAATGAAATAATGCTTGATCCTGCGACACCTGAATATATGGGTACTCCTTATCCAATCGGAATGGATCCCATATGGCAGTTGGcacaaaataaaatcattttccAGAACTCTTTCAAGATGAAAATATCGATTATCCTTGGAATAACACACATGTTGTTTGGAGTTTCTATAAGTCTGTTTAATATGAAGTGAGAATCGTTTATAGAGAACATCACAATCTTATTCAAAATgattcattttcagatatttcaacCAGACTATGAATATTCTCTTTGATTTCATACCTCAAGTGATCTTCCTGTCCTTCCTATTTCTCTACATGTGTATCATGATGTTCATCAAGTGGTTTGAATACTATGCTTCAAACGAACGTAAGTAAAATTAACATTTCAGTTATAATCATTCAATGATGATTAATTTTCAAAACAGCCGAAGACTTTGCGTATGGTACCAGATGTGCACCATCAATCTTGATCACATTCATCAATATGGTACTGCAAAAGTCAACTCCGGTAGAGGAAGGCTGTAATCCTGAACTGTATCCCGGACAAATGATCCTTCAGAAGGTTCTGTTTATCTGTGCTTTATTATGTGTCCCATGGATGTTGTTAGCTAAGCCTATTTATATTATGAGACAGCGCGCACAGAAGGTGAGAGAAGCAAGAAGTGTTTTCATTGGGAAAGGACCTTCACTTAAAAATCTTCAGATGGGAACCATGATGGCAGTTTTGTTGGCAAGCGTGAATATTGACCATCAACCTCAGTAGTCATTTTCTATGTTGAAAGAGTTTATTAGTTAAAAAGGTAGTTCTCATTGTGGAATTGAAGTTCATCCTGGAAAAAAACTCTGACAAATTGACAGTAAAAGTCAGGCAATGAATGACAACTGCCTCTAATGAGAGATATTCACAAATACCAAAAACTACCAGCCATGTGGTTCTATCAGATAGTTTAGTGTTTAGTCCAATGCCCGATTTCACTGTTTAAACAGTAAATGTTTGTAATGTAAGTCTTGCTTATTGTGTTATAAATTTAAGGAACTACATCATCAAATCACTACTCCCCGTGAGAATGGGGATGCAGAAGCAATGCACAATAACACTTCATCTCCACCTGTGCAACATGGGGGTCACGGAGAGGAAGACAGTGGTACAGGCGATCTTTTCATCCGCCAAGCCATTCATACTATCGAATATGTCTTAGGATCTGTATCCCACACTGCTTCTTACCTCCGTTTGTGGGCCTTGTCACTGGCTCATGCCCGTAAGTTGACCTTGTGGAATAACTCTTTTTATCTCtgatcttttttattttcttcgcaGAGCTATCTGAAGTTTTGTGGACCATGGTGCTGAGTAAGGGTCTTGCTCTAGACGATTGGGTTGGCGGAATAGCTCTCTACCTCATTTTTGCATTTTGGGGTACTCTAACAATTGGTATTCTTGTATTGATGGAAGGATTATCTGCTTTCTTGCATACATTACGTTTGCATTGGTGAGTttgaataccaaaaaaaaacaaaaccagAGAATCACTGACCTGAGTGAAGTCTAGAACTTTTACACGCTTGTTCAAATTAGAATTAATGTGATTTTTCACTAAATTTTATTTAGATATTTGCTTTTATATCCTTAATTCGCTTTTCCAAACACAAATTTGGCACCAAATAATGGAAGCAGGGCATCCTGTATTCTGTTTTGTCTATTTTGGAGTCAATTGcttgtttcattgaaatttacaaatattttaaaaattaatgttGCGTCTTCTTGCTATGAGCGACACCCCAGAAAATTGTGCATTTTAATCTTTTTGCATTTCCTACCCTGCAAATAAATATCACTAATTTTGTCCTATTTAGGGTGGAATTCCAGAGCAAATTCTATGAAGGTGCTGGTTATGCATTCCAGCCTTTCGCTTTTGAAGCTATCCTAGATACTGGAAGTACAGGACCTAGTGAGGATTAAAGGAATACCCGAATAGACTAATTGTCACCATAGTTCTTTATCCGTACTTAATTACCTCGAAAGAAATTTAGATTTGATGTTGATGTTCAAAATAATATTCACCACTCAATGTTGATCTGCTAGAGAATATTCCAAGTTGAAATAACTTCTAATCAATCTTATTTAATCAATTGTTGAAAAATGTATCTTGTGCATGCTGTTTGTGAAATAAAGTGAGTAATTATTAAacaattgttttattgaagaaatGTTAGTTTGAACTCTTGTCCTACTTTTGAAAGTAAGCCATTACTAAATCAAAACCAATTCTTAATGATGATCTGATGTAAGAATTGTTCATTACATTCTGTAATGggcataaataattattatattgctccaaaaaaaatatgtagTGTCACAACGTGAATATTATAGGGAAATAGAATATTGTGCAACaaatggggaaagtccaacttttctcgcaaaCACAAGAGCGAGAAAAgcactttctccacatgttgcacactatacttttcctagaactgcacaaatttcaataattcaagtaatggacttgattcaaatcaaaatggcctttgttgacagtatgtgcttatTTATTGTATTTCCACAGAAACGACtcaaagcccaatttcattggtctaccaagcgaggcgtgggcaaagtgccgtggggaataatatttcccacagtatgagcaatacatagttttgaaattgagtaagctatgaagaatacactactttccatagcagttgtaggaaaaaacaatttttattttcgttttatATCTACtttaaaattggatatttttgTTCAGTAACGGTTTACCTTTGAATGTGCATTgtattttttatacaaaatctAAACTTTTGAAAGATCTCATAGAGGCTAAGGAGAAAACATCGAAAATGTTttggaaaattaaaatatctaccAAAAGTAAGTTGCTATTGGAGTCACTGGAGCATCAAGCGCAGAAACACCAAAGATAGACAACgatttttattcttttaattGAACGAAATCCTGCTGCAGTCCAAAGTTATTTTTGATAAGTATTGGAGGTTGGTAGTAATTTTTCTATTGAAACGGTTTCTATTCCAAGTTGATCCTCAATAAAAATCCAATAATGAGAAAAACATGCtatgaaataagaaaaatgaaaaccatacatgaaatgataaaattggTGAACGTAGAAAATAGATCAGTACTTTTTATTCCATTTCAAGATTTTACTCATTCCAAAACAACGGATTTTTaggaactgaattttttttcaagaaattttactgataataaaaatgaactgaagataGAGTTATTCTTTAAACTATGAAATCTAATTGTTCAAATTGAACAATCTGTTATATAAATCTTAAACACAaaggataaaaataaaatttgcagAACTATATCAAATCATAAACTTGTTTTCGATAACAAACAAAGTGATCTTTCAAGGTTTCAAAATTAATTGTACCAAAAGTCATTTTCAATAGATTTTTAAATTTACGGTatccaaaataaaacaaaagttcGGAGCGGGTATTATTTGTTGACAATATACTAAATAGAATTGACGATCAGGTCACCTTCAACAAacatcttttattttttgaaatttttaaaatgtcaGTCAATATCAAATAGGTAGTTTAGTGTACGTCATTACCTACATCTCAAAATTGTCTGTGTCAGGAATtataaagttttcattatgaaatCCAATAAATCCAAAAAATGTGTGTTATCAAGTTCAAACTTCAACGAACTTATGGACCTCCCTCAGGtcatatcgaatataaatttaaatCGGCAGTTTTGGCATTCACTAAAGGAAACTATGCACACAAGGAAAGAAAGTCCATCTATAAAGGGAAGAATTTTCACTGCTAAGCGAATATTGACACCAATAATACAAGAATTGATGAAAGATGCTTTGGAGCAAATAGAAGCGACAAATTCggaagaagaagatgaagaggtgGCAGGAAAGGAAGTACAAGTGTTGTACAATAACTTTAAAGCGAATGACGTGTGGCATGTCCAGACTGATGGTCACAAAGATGGTGAAGAATGGGCTGTAAAGATATTGCGAGAAATAAGCAGAGATCTTGAACAACCATTTGCTAAACTGCGTGAAGATGACGATGTCAACGAAACTGAAGAACGAACATCCAAAGATACCCTTTTGAGTAAAACATTATTGACAAAATTAGTGGCGATACACCAACATTTAGGAAATATAATAGGACGATTGAAGCAACGCTGCAAACCGAAAACGAAAGTGGTTGAGGATAATGACTCTctcaacaatatacaaaatcgaACTTATGACATGGAAACAAGCACTTCCATTGATATGGGTTTCCTCTCGGGTAAACCAAGGGGACGATTGGAGGATGCATGTAATGCTAATTCTTTTAGTTTGAACCGGCAAAATGTAGGATATGTAACCCAAGGTACAGGCCGATATGGTGAGTTATTAGCTCTATAATGACCAGaggtttttttttgacattttttgt carries:
- the LOC123676896 gene encoding V-type proton ATPase 116 kDa subunit a1 isoform X2, whose amino-acid sequence is MGSLFRSAEMTLCQLFLQSEAAYACVSELGELGLVQFRDLNPDVNVFQRKFVNEVRRCDEMERKLRYLEKEIKKDGIPMLDTGENPEAPQPREMIDLEATFEKLENELREVNQNAEALKRNFLELTELKQILRKTQVFFDEAERGASAHQMADPTREEEQVTLLGEEGLRAGGQALKLGFVAGVILRERIPAFERMLWRACRGNVFLRQAEIETPLEDPSTGDQVYKSVFIIFFQGDQLKTRVKKICEGFRATLYPCPEAPTDRREMAMGVMTRIEDLNTVLGQTQDHRHRVLVAAAKNIKNWFIKVRKIKAIYHTLNLFNLDVTQKCLIAECWVPVLDMENIQLALRRGTERSGSSVPPILNKMETPEDPPTYNNTNKFTNAFQILIDSYGVASYREMNPSPYTIITFPFLFAVMFGDLGHGAIVTVFALWMILKEKPLAAKKSDNEIWNIFFGGRYLILLMGFFSMYTGLIYNDVFSKSINIFGSRWQTYNLNTTGVKLLPNEIMLDPATPEYMGTPYPIGMDPIWQLAQNKIIFQNSFKMKISIILGITHMLFGVSISLFNMKYFNQTMNILFDFIPQVIFLSFLFLYMCIMMFIKWFEYYASNEPEDFAYGTRCAPSILITFINMVLQKSTPVEEGCNPELYPGQMILQKVLFICALLCVPWMLLAKPIYIMRQRAQKELHHQITTPRENGDAEAMHNNTSSPPVQHGGHGEEDSGTGDLFIRQAIHTIEYVLGSVSHTASYLRLWALSLAHAQLSEVLWTMVLSKGLALDDWVGGIALYLIFAFWGTLTIGILVLMEGLSAFLHTLRLHWVEFQSKFYEGAGYAFQPFAFEAILDTGSTGPSED
- the LOC123676896 gene encoding V-type proton ATPase 116 kDa subunit a1 isoform X1: MGSLFRSAEMTLCQLFLQSEAAYACVSELGELGLVQFRDLNPDVNVFQRKFVNEVRRCDEMERKLRYLEKEIKKDGIPMLDTGENPEAPQPREMIDLEATFEKLENELREVNQNAEALKRNFLELTELKQILRKTQVFFDEHEGGINPTDSMTRALISEDSIARQSTLGPVQLGFPEKHFDPEDFLPCFVAGVILRERIPAFERMLWRACRGNVFLRQAEIETPLEDPSTGDQVYKSVFIIFFQGDQLKTRVKKICEGFRATLYPCPEAPTDRREMAMGVMTRIEDLNTVLGQTQDHRHRVLVAAAKNIKNWFIKVRKIKAIYHTLNLFNLDVTQKCLIAECWVPVLDMENIQLALRRGTERSGSSVPPILNKMETPEDPPTYNNTNKFTNAFQILIDSYGVASYREMNPSPYTIITFPFLFAVMFGDLGHGAIVTVFALWMILKEKPLAAKKSDNEIWNIFFGGRYLILLMGFFSMYTGLIYNDVFSKSINIFGSRWQTYNLNTTGVKLLPNEIMLDPATPEYMGTPYPIGMDPIWQLAQNKIIFQNSFKMKISIILGITHMLFGVSISLFNMKYFNQTMNILFDFIPQVIFLSFLFLYMCIMMFIKWFEYYASNEPEDFAYGTRCAPSILITFINMVLQKSTPVEEGCNPELYPGQMILQKVLFICALLCVPWMLLAKPIYIMRQRAQKELHHQITTPRENGDAEAMHNNTSSPPVQHGGHGEEDSGTGDLFIRQAIHTIEYVLGSVSHTASYLRLWALSLAHAQLSEVLWTMVLSKGLALDDWVGGIALYLIFAFWGTLTIGILVLMEGLSAFLHTLRLHWVEFQSKFYEGAGYAFQPFAFEAILDTGSTGPSED
- the LOC123676896 gene encoding V-type proton ATPase 116 kDa subunit a1 isoform X3 yields the protein MGSLFRSAEMTLCQLFLQSEAAYACVSELGELGLVQFRDLNPDVNVFQRKFVNEVRRCDEMERKLRYLEKEIKKDGIPMLDTGENPEAPQPREMIDLEATFEKLENELREVNQNAEALKRNFLELTELKQILRKTQVFFDEHEGGINPTDSMTRALISEDSIARQSTLGPVQLGFVAGVILRERIPAFERMLWRACRGNVFLRQAEIETPLEDPSTGDQVYKSVFIIFFQGDQLKTRVKKICEGFRATLYPCPEAPTDRREMAMGVMTRIEDLNTVLGQTQDHRHRVLVAAAKNIKNWFIKVRKIKAIYHTLNLFNLDVTQKCLIAECWVPVLDMENIQLALRRGTERSGSSVPPILNKMETPEDPPTYNNTNKFTNAFQILIDSYGVASYREMNPSPYTIITFPFLFAVMFGDLGHGAIVTVFALWMILKEKPLAAKKSDNEIWNIFFGGRYLILLMGFFSMYTGLIYNDVFSKSINIFGSRWQTYNLNTTGVKLLPNEIMLDPATPEYMGTPYPIGMDPIWQLAQNKIIFQNSFKMKISIILGITHMLFGVSISLFNMKYFNQTMNILFDFIPQVIFLSFLFLYMCIMMFIKWFEYYASNEPEDFAYGTRCAPSILITFINMVLQKSTPVEEGCNPELYPGQMILQKVLFICALLCVPWMLLAKPIYIMRQRAQKELHHQITTPRENGDAEAMHNNTSSPPVQHGGHGEEDSGTGDLFIRQAIHTIEYVLGSVSHTASYLRLWALSLAHAQLSEVLWTMVLSKGLALDDWVGGIALYLIFAFWGTLTIGILVLMEGLSAFLHTLRLHWVEFQSKFYEGAGYAFQPFAFEAILDTGSTGPSED